One genomic region from Actinocatenispora thailandica encodes:
- a CDS encoding Arm DNA-binding domain-containing protein yields the protein MSTPKRRIPGISVYQRGATWSYRLDLAPDPLTGKRQRENRGGFATEDEAWDAVLKSKAAHDAGRQVKRSPRTVAAFMAEWLETTRAEVKATTYQNYADYTRSYVVPIIGGRPLQEIKVPVLNLLYRRLLDSGRLKPDNNTKMYEYWKARKASNDGGGRARPRSQKLAAQRSTPHERRYSGTGAAGSRWRSRRGWNRRP from the coding sequence GTGAGCACGCCCAAACGCCGGATCCCCGGAATCTCCGTCTATCAGCGCGGCGCCACCTGGTCGTATCGGCTCGACCTCGCCCCGGACCCGTTGACCGGCAAGCGGCAGCGGGAGAACCGGGGCGGGTTCGCCACCGAAGACGAGGCGTGGGACGCCGTGCTGAAGTCCAAAGCGGCCCATGATGCGGGACGGCAGGTCAAACGATCGCCCCGCACGGTGGCGGCCTTCATGGCGGAATGGCTGGAGACCACCCGCGCCGAGGTCAAGGCGACCACCTATCAGAACTACGCCGACTACACGCGTTCGTACGTCGTGCCGATCATCGGCGGGCGTCCGCTACAGGAGATCAAGGTTCCCGTGCTCAACCTCCTGTACCGCCGGCTGTTGGACTCCGGCCGGCTGAAGCCGGACAACAACACGAAGATGTACGAGTACTGGAAGGCGCGGAAAGCCTCGAACGACGGAGGGGGCCGCGCCCGGCCGAGATCGCAAAAGCTTGCGGCACAACGATCTACGCCGCACGAGCGGCGGTACTCCGGTACCGGCGCGGCCGGATCCCGGTGGCGAAGTCGCCGGGGCTGGAACCGAAGA
- a CDS encoding helix-turn-helix transcriptional regulator: protein MTTPNMTMTSLSDLPALISIPLAGEILGLTRATAYRYAASGDLPVKRFGGRRVYVITARLRAIVEGTEETVQ, encoded by the coding sequence GACGATGACGAGCCTGTCCGACCTTCCCGCGCTGATCTCCATTCCGCTCGCCGGCGAAATCCTGGGGCTCACGCGCGCCACCGCCTACCGGTACGCCGCATCCGGTGACCTTCCGGTCAAGCGGTTCGGTGGACGCCGGGTGTATGTCATCACGGCCCGCCTGCGGGCGATCGTCGAAGGCACCGAGGAGACCGTTCAGTGA